The following are from one region of the Cloacibacterium sp. TD35 genome:
- the rpmG gene encoding 50S ribosomal protein L33, translated as MAKKGNRVQVILECTEHKETGVAGMSRYITTKNKKNTTERLELKKYNPVLKKYTVHKEIK; from the coding sequence ATGGCTAAGAAAGGAAATAGAGTTCAAGTAATTCTTGAGTGCACAGAGCACAAAGAAACAGGTGTGGCTGGAATGTCTAGATACATCACCACAAAAAATAAAAAGAACACTACGGAAAGATTAGAGCTTAAAAAGTACAATCCGGTTCTTAAGAAATATACAGTTCACAAAGAAATCAAGTAA
- a CDS encoding DUF4295 domain-containing protein, translating to MAKKVVATLQSGQSKKMTKVVKMVKSPKTGAYVFEEKVMNADDVEAYLKK from the coding sequence ATGGCAAAGAAAGTTGTTGCAACGCTTCAATCAGGTCAGTCTAAAAAAATGACCAAAGTTGTGAAAATGGTAAAGTCTCCTAAGACTGGAGCTTACGTTTTCGAAGAAAAAGTAATGAATGCAGACGATGTAGAAGCTTATTTAAAAAAATAA
- the rpmB gene encoding 50S ribosomal protein L28, with protein sequence MSRICQITGKRAMVGNNVSHANNKTKRRFEINLLEKTFYLPEQEKSVTLRVSAHGLRVINKIGIEEAIERATRNGFLK encoded by the coding sequence ATGTCAAGAATTTGCCAAATAACAGGTAAGCGTGCAATGGTAGGAAACAACGTTTCTCACGCAAATAACAAAACGAAAAGACGTTTTGAAATTAATTTATTAGAGAAGACATTTTATCTTCCAGAGCAAGAAAAAAGCGTAACATTAAGAGTTTCTGCTCATGGTTTGAGAGTTATCAATAAAATTGGTATCGAGGAGGCGATTGAAAGAGCAACAAGAAACGGATTTTTAAAATAA
- the lnt gene encoding apolipoprotein N-acyltransferase, with translation MKYIFLSLISALLLSISWPTYGIPFFIFFAFVPLLLMEQEISKFSKINKKGWTVFGLTYLAFFIWNVLTTGWLYHAKSPDGNNSLLAVAIPVIVNSLLMSFVFQLYYWYKKVTGTYFGLVFFVAIWLSFERFHLNWEFTWPWLNLGNSFSEYPQLIQWYDTIGATGGSFWILLINVFAFYTLRIWQAGRIRKDLVKNISILVTIIVLPLLISIYKYNSYQEKPVGEVTTLLLQPKLDPYTEKYSKDSLQILGELLTLAKENSKTKVDFFIAPETAFPGNGSLSENGFNKSTSIAIAKEFLGKHPQSIFLTGASTHKFLFDEAATEDYSTKIQEGVWVNSYNSALQIIPNQEVEVYHKAKLVPGVEIFPYIRYLKPILGDAMLDFGGANSSLGIDKERKVFSNRFNKAKMAPIICYESIYGEYVTDYVRNGANLLAIMTNDSWWDNTEGHKQLLSYARLRAIETRREIVRAANSGISAHINARGDVLQDTFYDDRTALLIKANLLEEKSIYTKIGDLISRIAIFVLGFLIIYHFGERIASKK, from the coding sequence ATGAAATATATTTTTCTATCATTAATATCAGCTCTATTATTATCCATTTCTTGGCCCACTTACGGAATTCCGTTTTTTATATTTTTTGCTTTTGTTCCATTGTTATTAATGGAGCAAGAAATTTCTAAATTTTCAAAAATCAATAAAAAAGGATGGACTGTTTTTGGTTTAACTTACCTTGCTTTTTTTATATGGAATGTGTTAACTACAGGTTGGTTGTATCATGCTAAAAGTCCAGACGGAAATAACTCTCTTTTGGCAGTTGCAATTCCTGTTATTGTCAATTCTTTATTGATGAGTTTTGTTTTTCAATTGTACTATTGGTACAAGAAGGTAACGGGAACATATTTTGGGTTGGTATTTTTTGTTGCGATTTGGTTAAGTTTCGAAAGGTTTCATCTCAATTGGGAATTTACTTGGCCTTGGCTTAATCTAGGAAATTCGTTTTCAGAATATCCTCAGTTAATTCAGTGGTACGACACTATTGGCGCAACTGGCGGTAGTTTTTGGATTTTGCTAATTAATGTATTTGCTTTTTATACATTGAGAATTTGGCAAGCAGGAAGAATAAGAAAAGATTTGGTGAAGAATATTTCTATTTTAGTTACAATTATTGTTCTGCCTCTTCTGATTTCTATTTATAAATACAATTCTTATCAAGAAAAACCTGTAGGAGAAGTTACCACGCTTTTGCTTCAGCCAAAATTAGATCCCTATACCGAAAAATACAGCAAAGATTCTTTACAGATATTAGGAGAACTTTTGACTTTAGCTAAAGAAAATTCTAAAACAAAAGTAGATTTTTTTATTGCGCCCGAAACTGCATTTCCCGGGAACGGAAGCTTGAGCGAAAATGGTTTTAATAAAAGTACTTCTATTGCGATTGCCAAAGAATTTTTAGGAAAACACCCGCAATCTATATTTTTAACAGGAGCTTCTACGCATAAATTTTTGTTTGACGAAGCAGCAACTGAAGATTATTCTACTAAAATTCAAGAAGGAGTTTGGGTAAATTCTTATAATTCTGCATTGCAAATTATTCCAAATCAAGAAGTGGAGGTTTATCACAAAGCGAAATTGGTTCCTGGAGTAGAAATTTTCCCATATATTAGATATCTAAAGCCTATTTTGGGAGATGCGATGCTGGATTTCGGAGGTGCTAACTCATCTCTTGGAATCGATAAGGAAAGAAAAGTTTTCAGCAATAGATTTAACAAAGCAAAAATGGCTCCCATCATTTGTTACGAGAGTATTTATGGAGAATATGTAACCGATTATGTGAGAAATGGAGCGAATCTTCTCGCAATTATGACCAATGATTCTTGGTGGGATAATACCGAAGGTCACAAACAATTACTTTCTTATGCCAGACTGAGAGCTATAGAGACTAGGAGAGAGATTGTACGTGCTGCCAATAGTGGAATCTCGGCGCACATCAATGCAAGGGGAGACGTTCTACAAGACACCTTTTATGACGATAGAACAGCACTATTGATAAAGGCTAATTTGCTCGAAGAAAAATCTATTTACACAAAAATAGGTGATTTAATCTCAAGAATTGCTATATTTGTGCTCGGATTTTTAATTATTTACCACTTCGGAGAAAGAATAGCCTCTAAAAAATAA
- the folK gene encoding 2-amino-4-hydroxy-6-hydroxymethyldihydropteridine diphosphokinase has protein sequence MSLHYVVLLLGSNLGDTQSNLDKAITKIEKCLGKVIKMSEMIETQPVEFESKNIFRNIALGLTTTHSPYCFLNIVKSIEREMGRELDSSAVGGYIDRIIDIDIISFNNINFESKKLKIPHHKHLYERDFSKILLDSLNIK, from the coding sequence ATGTCGTTACATTATGTGGTTTTGTTACTGGGTAGCAATTTAGGAGATACTCAGTCTAATTTAGATAAAGCGATTACAAAAATAGAAAAATGCTTGGGAAAAGTGATAAAAATGTCAGAAATGATAGAAACTCAACCAGTAGAGTTTGAAAGTAAAAATATTTTTCGTAATATTGCATTAGGCTTAACTACCACGCACTCGCCTTATTGTTTTCTGAATATAGTAAAATCTATAGAACGAGAGATGGGAAGAGAGCTTGATTCATCTGCAGTAGGAGGTTATATTGATAGAATTATAGATATTGATATTATATCATTTAATAATATTAATTTTGAATCTAAGAAACTGAAAATTCCTCATCATAAGCATTTATATGAAAGAGATTTTTCTAAGATTCTACTAGATAGTTTGAATATAAAATAA
- the ftsY gene encoding signal recognition particle-docking protein FtsY has translation MSWFKNIFKKEEKESLDKGLEKSSQGFFDKISRAVVGKSKVDDEVLDELEEVLIASDVGVNTTVKIIERIEARVERDKYVNTSELDKILREEISALLLENPHSQTKNIDETKKPYVIMVVGVNGVGKTTTIGKLANQFKSQGLNVVLGAADTFRAAAVDQLVIWSERVGVPIVKQNMGSDPASVAFDTVQSAVAQNADVVIIDTAGRLHNKINLMNELSKIKRVMQKVLPEAPHEVLLVLDGSTGQNAFEQAKQFTAATEVTALAVTKLDGTAKGGVVIGISDQFQIPVKYIGVGEKMEDLQLFNGEEFVDSFFKKRS, from the coding sequence ATGAGTTGGTTTAAAAATATATTTAAAAAAGAGGAAAAAGAATCTCTAGACAAAGGTTTAGAAAAATCGAGTCAAGGTTTTTTTGATAAAATTTCTAGAGCAGTAGTCGGAAAATCTAAAGTAGATGATGAGGTTCTAGATGAGCTAGAAGAAGTACTTATTGCTTCTGATGTAGGAGTAAATACCACTGTAAAAATCATCGAAAGAATAGAAGCCAGAGTAGAAAGAGATAAATATGTAAACACTTCTGAATTGGATAAAATTCTTCGTGAAGAGATCTCAGCTTTACTTTTAGAAAATCCACATTCTCAAACTAAAAATATAGATGAGACTAAAAAGCCATACGTAATTATGGTGGTTGGAGTAAATGGTGTAGGAAAAACAACTACCATTGGTAAGCTAGCCAATCAATTTAAATCTCAAGGCTTAAACGTAGTTTTGGGAGCTGCAGATACATTTAGAGCTGCTGCAGTAGATCAATTGGTGATTTGGAGTGAAAGAGTAGGTGTTCCTATCGTAAAGCAAAATATGGGTTCTGATCCTGCTTCTGTAGCTTTTGACACGGTTCAAAGTGCTGTGGCACAAAATGCAGATGTAGTCATCATTGATACCGCGGGAAGATTGCACAATAAAATCAATTTAATGAATGAGCTTTCTAAAATTAAACGTGTAATGCAGAAGGTTTTGCCAGAAGCTCCACACGAAGTTTTATTGGTTTTAGATGGTTCTACTGGTCAAAACGCTTTTGAGCAGGCAAAACAATTTACTGCAGCTACAGAAGTTACAGCTCTTGCGGTAACGAAGCTAGATGGAACCGCAAAAGGAGGTGTAGTAATTGGTATTTCAGATCAGTTTCAGATTCCTGTAAAATACATTGGAGTAGGAGAAAAAATGGAAGATTTGCAATTATTTAATGGTGAAGAATTTGTAGATTCTTTCTTTAAAAAGAGATCATAA
- a CDS encoding TonB-dependent siderophore receptor, with the protein MRNQILPLLFVAASITVNAQQKKDSLYTRTIEDIKLHKTGNPNNARVSTTKSQLDVMETPQAIAIVTHEIIEQQQAQQLSDVVKNVNGVYITSARGASQDSFGARGYTFGNENIYKNGSRVNSGIFPEVSGLERVEVLKGSAAILYGNVAPGGIVNMVTKKPLFNFGGNIALNYGSWNNVKPTIDMYGKLTKNSAFRVNGSYENKESFRDFVQSEKHYFNPSFLYNISEKTQIIIEADYLKHHFTPDFGLGGLVINSTTSESKLNTLIGINKFPGATWQYQTNEMLTSTVTLNHEINADWNFNTVAFFQDYTRDFYGTERIQWNLQTNGDYIWKRTLNKQLQEQKYGSLQFNLNGHFKTGKLNHKLLVGADADYLQADTYAYQLQKQDGSFADAGNNFVYSTNGNTSNGNISISDENTWKSGNILNSRQKDLNRIPTRRVGIYAQDLISITDKFKVLAGLRWSYLENKSTIVENYLNNTKTYKASSGNPRESAFSPRVGLVYQIDNSFSTFASYSNSFNPNSGRDINNLPLPSSLIDQYEIGLKKNIWKNTLAFNITAYQIDNSNLAQTASLDINGNINLDTNVKEMTGATRSRGIELDITGNPTPNLSINAGYAYNNMVYTDTPDSEGSFIEGERLVRTPANTANASIFYTLPKYMKGLKLGFTAFYTGERLAGWNNLKDSNGNQKTNRMYEIGGFTTVDFTVGYQFKKLNVQGRLGNIFDVVDYNVHENYSVNPITPRNFYLTFNYKF; encoded by the coding sequence ATGAGAAATCAAATACTTCCCCTTTTATTTGTTGCTGCATCAATTACTGTAAATGCTCAACAAAAAAAAGACAGTTTATATACCAGAACAATAGAAGACATAAAACTTCATAAAACAGGAAATCCTAATAACGCAAGAGTTTCTACCACAAAATCTCAGCTAGACGTTATGGAAACTCCACAAGCCATTGCCATCGTAACTCATGAAATAATAGAACAGCAACAAGCACAACAGCTTTCTGATGTAGTAAAAAATGTAAATGGTGTTTATATCACCTCAGCAAGAGGTGCGTCTCAAGATAGTTTTGGGGCAAGAGGTTACACTTTTGGCAATGAAAATATTTACAAAAACGGAAGTAGAGTAAACTCAGGAATTTTCCCAGAAGTTTCTGGTCTAGAACGTGTAGAAGTATTAAAAGGTAGTGCAGCAATTCTTTATGGAAACGTGGCTCCTGGTGGAATTGTAAACATGGTAACTAAAAAACCTTTATTTAATTTTGGTGGAAATATCGCTTTAAATTATGGAAGCTGGAATAATGTTAAACCTACTATTGACATGTATGGTAAACTAACTAAAAATTCAGCTTTTAGAGTAAACGGAAGCTACGAAAACAAAGAAAGTTTCAGAGATTTTGTACAATCAGAAAAACACTATTTCAACCCTAGTTTCCTTTATAACATTTCAGAAAAAACACAAATCATCATAGAAGCAGATTATCTCAAACACCACTTTACGCCAGATTTTGGTTTAGGCGGATTAGTAATCAATAGTACTACTAGCGAATCTAAACTTAATACCCTTATAGGAATCAATAAATTCCCTGGTGCTACTTGGCAATATCAAACCAATGAAATGCTTACTTCTACGGTAACATTAAACCATGAAATAAATGCAGACTGGAACTTTAATACGGTTGCATTTTTCCAAGATTATACCCGGGATTTTTACGGAACTGAAAGAATTCAGTGGAATCTGCAAACCAATGGCGATTACATTTGGAAGAGAACATTAAACAAGCAACTTCAAGAACAAAAATACGGAAGCCTTCAGTTCAATTTAAATGGTCATTTCAAAACTGGAAAATTAAATCATAAACTTTTAGTTGGTGCAGATGCTGATTATTTACAAGCAGACACTTATGCTTACCAACTACAAAAACAAGATGGAAGCTTCGCAGATGCTGGAAACAACTTTGTTTATAGCACCAATGGAAACACCAGCAATGGAAACATATCTATATCAGATGAAAACACTTGGAAATCTGGAAATATACTAAATTCAAGACAAAAGGATCTAAACAGAATTCCTACAAGAAGAGTGGGTATTTATGCTCAAGATTTAATTTCTATCACTGATAAATTTAAAGTTCTAGCTGGTTTAAGATGGTCTTATTTAGAAAACAAGAGCACCATTGTAGAAAACTATTTGAATAACACTAAAACATATAAAGCAAGTTCAGGAAATCCTAGAGAAAGTGCATTTTCGCCAAGAGTAGGATTAGTTTATCAGATTGATAATAGCTTCAGCACATTTGCAAGTTATAGCAATTCGTTTAACCCTAACTCTGGAAGAGATATTAACAACTTACCCCTTCCCTCTTCATTAATAGACCAATATGAAATTGGCTTAAAGAAAAATATATGGAAAAACACTTTAGCGTTTAATATTACCGCATATCAAATAGACAATAGCAATTTAGCCCAAACAGCTTCTTTGGACATAAACGGAAACATAAACTTAGACACCAATGTGAAAGAAATGACTGGAGCAACCAGAAGCCGTGGTATAGAACTAGACATTACTGGAAACCCTACTCCCAATCTCTCAATCAATGCTGGGTACGCTTACAACAACATGGTTTATACAGACACCCCAGATTCTGAAGGAAGCTTCATAGAGGGAGAAAGATTAGTAAGAACCCCTGCAAATACAGCGAACGCTTCTATCTTCTACACCTTACCAAAATACATGAAAGGATTGAAACTAGGATTCACAGCCTTTTATACAGGAGAGAGACTTGCAGGTTGGAACAATCTAAAAGACTCTAACGGAAACCAAAAAACAAATAGAATGTATGAAATTGGTGGCTTTACCACTGTAGATTTCACTGTAGGTTACCAATTTAAGAAACTCAACGTTCAGGGAAGATTAGGAAACATTTTCGATGTGGTAGATTACAATGTACACGAAAATTACTCTGTAAATCCTATTACTCCTAGAAATTTTTATTTAACATTTAATTATAAGTTTTAA
- the sppA gene encoding signal peptide peptidase SppA, which translates to MKDFIKNVFANIVAILLIGIVLFGFMILFFVASTMSSDQKPYVDNNSVLTINFKGNVIDSYTEKEESIFDFGQSKDVLLLDVIKAINNAKKDDKIKGISIEVDNLPAGITQADDIRAAIEDFKKSGKFVYAYGNNMSQKSYYLASVADKLYLNPVGMIELKGMSTEVTFLKDFAAKYGIGVDVIRHGKFKAAVEPFIRNDISPENKEQLSTLLNDIWGNISTKIKVSRKLDDASFKTAVDSLYGFIPELVVKNKLADQLLQKSEYENLIKKQLKLKSDEKINRISVNKYINALDEEKSNDNKIAVLYAAGEIFNGDEYQNIHSEKYIKYIKDLAEDDDIKAVVLRVNSPGGSGNASDEILFELQQLKLKKPLVVSFGDYAASGGYYISMAADKIYSSPNTLTGSIGVFGMIMNFKDLANRNGIRSDIVSTNANSQVYSPLSGAAPGTIPILTRSVESTYKRFVYFVTQNRKKSFEQIDAIGGGRVWSGTRAKQLGLVDELGSLQQAISYAATKAKLKDYSLDSYPRKSSPLEEFFKQTEEDEIAARVISKKVGKENYELFQKITNPKLNNGVQMALPYQITIK; encoded by the coding sequence ATGAAAGATTTTATAAAAAATGTATTTGCAAATATAGTAGCCATTCTTTTAATCGGAATAGTTTTATTTGGATTTATGATATTGTTTTTTGTTGCAAGTACTATGAGCAGCGACCAAAAACCTTACGTAGACAATAATTCTGTTCTCACCATCAACTTCAAAGGAAATGTTATAGACTCTTACACCGAAAAAGAAGAAAGCATCTTCGATTTTGGTCAAAGTAAAGATGTACTTCTTCTAGACGTAATAAAAGCAATTAATAACGCTAAAAAAGACGATAAAATCAAAGGGATTAGTATAGAGGTTGACAATTTACCAGCGGGAATCACTCAGGCTGATGACATAAGGGCTGCCATCGAAGATTTTAAGAAATCAGGCAAATTCGTGTATGCTTACGGAAATAATATGTCCCAAAAATCATATTATCTAGCCTCAGTAGCAGATAAATTATACCTAAATCCTGTAGGAATGATAGAACTCAAAGGAATGTCTACAGAAGTAACTTTCTTAAAAGATTTTGCCGCAAAATACGGTATTGGGGTAGACGTTATCAGACACGGAAAATTCAAAGCTGCAGTAGAACCCTTTATAAGAAATGACATTTCCCCTGAAAACAAAGAGCAACTTTCTACACTCCTCAATGACATTTGGGGAAATATATCTACTAAAATTAAAGTTTCTAGAAAATTAGATGATGCTAGTTTCAAAACCGCAGTAGACAGTTTATATGGTTTTATTCCAGAATTAGTTGTAAAAAATAAATTGGCAGACCAACTGTTACAAAAATCTGAATACGAAAACCTAATAAAAAAACAACTCAAGTTAAAGTCTGACGAAAAAATCAATAGAATCTCTGTTAATAAATACATCAATGCTTTAGACGAAGAGAAAAGTAATGACAACAAGATTGCCGTTCTCTACGCTGCTGGAGAAATCTTCAATGGTGATGAATATCAAAATATTCACTCTGAAAAATATATAAAATACATCAAAGATTTAGCAGAAGATGATGACATAAAAGCAGTGGTTTTACGCGTGAATTCACCTGGTGGAAGCGGAAATGCTTCAGACGAAATCCTATTTGAATTACAACAACTTAAACTCAAAAAACCTTTAGTGGTTTCTTTCGGTGATTATGCGGCTTCTGGTGGTTATTACATCTCTATGGCTGCTGATAAAATCTATTCTTCACCTAATACTTTAACGGGTTCTATAGGTGTTTTTGGCATGATCATGAATTTTAAAGATTTGGCCAATAGAAACGGTATTCGTTCTGACATTGTTTCTACTAATGCGAATTCACAAGTTTACTCGCCACTCTCTGGAGCAGCTCCTGGAACCATCCCTATTTTAACCAGAAGCGTAGAAAGCACTTATAAAAGATTCGTATATTTTGTAACTCAAAACAGAAAAAAATCTTTTGAACAGATTGATGCAATTGGTGGTGGCAGAGTTTGGAGCGGAACCAGAGCAAAACAATTAGGCTTGGTAGATGAATTAGGCTCTCTTCAACAAGCAATTAGTTATGCCGCTACCAAAGCAAAATTGAAAGACTATTCACTAGACAGCTATCCTAGAAAATCTAGTCCGCTAGAAGAATTCTTCAAACAAACCGAGGAAGATGAAATAGCCGCAAGAGTAATTTCTAAAAAAGTAGGAAAAGAAAACTATGAACTCTTCCAAAAAATAACCAATCCGAAACTGAATAATGGAGTACAAATGGCACTCCCTTATCAGATTACAATTAAATAG